A genomic segment from Verrucomicrobiia bacterium encodes:
- a CDS encoding DUF1552 domain-containing protein — MNSHSNRASAGPFVSTTRALSRRKFLRSAGILLSLPLLDAMTPAFAMEKRIAADTKPRRMLGICNNLGLLPDNFFPKTTGVDYELSPYLEILKSHRDNFTVFSGVSHPDVDGGHPADNCFLTAAPHPGSGGFRNTISLDQYVAERIGNRTRFPSLTLGVNVLQGLRSLSWTGSGALIPCEEKAAEVFSRMFLQGTKAETDAQMRKLETGQSILDAVAGQAKDLQRNVGARDRDRLDQYFTSVRELEQRMQMSREWELKPKPKVTAPMPLDPASPKAYMEKVRLMYDMARLAFETDSTRSISLLLDSVNSPAIDLGEMKTSDGYHNLSHHGKSKEKLAQLKAIDEWHMKLLAELFDHLNGVRENGEPLLDRTMILYGSNLGNANTHVTTNMPTIFAGGGFKHGQHLAFDAVHNYPLPNLFVSMLQRMDIETDKFASSTGTMRGLAMA; from the coding sequence ATGAACTCGCATTCAAACCGCGCCTCCGCCGGGCCCTTCGTCTCCACCACCCGCGCATTGTCCCGCCGGAAGTTCCTTCGCAGCGCGGGCATTCTGCTTTCGCTGCCACTGCTCGATGCCATGACGCCCGCGTTCGCGATGGAGAAACGCATCGCCGCCGACACGAAGCCGCGCCGCATGCTGGGAATCTGCAACAACCTCGGTTTGCTGCCGGATAATTTTTTCCCCAAGACCACCGGAGTTGACTACGAACTCTCGCCGTATCTCGAAATTCTCAAATCCCATCGCGACAATTTCACCGTCTTCAGCGGCGTCTCGCATCCCGACGTGGATGGCGGCCATCCCGCCGACAACTGTTTCCTCACCGCCGCGCCGCATCCGGGAAGCGGCGGCTTTCGCAACACCATTTCCCTCGATCAATATGTCGCCGAACGCATCGGCAACCGCACCCGTTTTCCTTCGCTGACTCTCGGCGTTAATGTCCTTCAGGGCTTGCGCAGTCTTTCCTGGACCGGTTCCGGCGCGCTGATTCCCTGCGAGGAAAAAGCCGCGGAAGTTTTCAGCCGCATGTTTTTGCAAGGCACAAAAGCCGAAACCGACGCGCAGATGCGGAAACTCGAAACCGGCCAGAGCATCCTCGACGCCGTGGCAGGCCAGGCGAAAGATTTGCAACGCAACGTCGGCGCGCGCGATCGCGATCGGCTCGACCAATATTTCACCAGCGTCCGCGAATTGGAACAGCGCATGCAAATGTCACGCGAATGGGAACTCAAACCCAAGCCGAAAGTGACCGCCCCCATGCCGCTTGATCCCGCCAGCCCCAAGGCCTACATGGAAAAAGTGCGGCTGATGTATGACATGGCGCGGCTGGCGTTTGAGACCGATTCCACCCGCTCGATTTCCTTGCTGCTCGACAGTGTGAACTCCCCCGCGATTGATTTGGGAGAAATGAAAACCAGCGATGGCTACCACAATCTTTCGCACCACGGAAAATCCAAGGAGAAGCTCGCGCAGTTGAAAGCCATTGACGAATGGCACATGAAGTTGCTCGCGGAATTGTTCGATCATCTTAACGGCGTGCGCGAAAATGGCGAACCGCTGCTTGATCGCACGATGATTCTTTACGGCTCCAACCTCGGCAACGCCAACACGCACGTGACCACCAACATGCCGACGATCTTCGCGGGCGGCGGTTTCAAACACGGCCAGCATCTCGCATTCGACGCCGTCCATAATTATCCCCTGCCCAATCTTTTCGTCTCCATGCTGCAACGCATGGACATCGAAACGGACAAGTTCGCTTCGTCCACCGGAACCATGCGCGGTTTGGCGATGGCCTAA
- a CDS encoding carbohydrate kinase — translation MIYKVIGIGEVLWDLMPAGRQLGGAPANFAFHARSLGANASVITRVGEDSLGREILQRFNEMKIADGVMQIDAGKPTGTVAVTLCEDGVPQFTIHEDVAWDWLAPTEAAQSAVSEANAICFGTLAQRNTRSRSCIRQLMAAAPAGALRIFDINLRQPYYSREIIEESLQMANVLKLNDQELPVLAGMFDLGIEPRQQMERLAELFHLQVIVLTRGPRGSFLYQDGRWSERVSEPVNVVDTVGAGDAFTAALTMGLLNKLDLDQVHIFATQVAGFVCSQAGATPVLPTQLRNKFAAGGNGTSDSVIQIQHRA, via the coding sequence ATGATTTATAAGGTCATTGGCATCGGCGAAGTTTTGTGGGATTTGATGCCCGCCGGCAGGCAGTTGGGCGGCGCTCCCGCCAATTTTGCTTTTCATGCCCGGTCGCTGGGCGCGAATGCTTCGGTCATCACCCGGGTCGGGGAGGATTCTTTGGGACGTGAGATTCTTCAGCGATTCAATGAGATGAAAATCGCGGATGGCGTCATGCAAATTGATGCGGGCAAACCCACGGGAACGGTGGCAGTCACGCTCTGCGAAGACGGCGTGCCGCAATTCACCATCCATGAGGATGTGGCGTGGGATTGGCTCGCGCCAACGGAAGCCGCACAGAGCGCGGTCAGCGAGGCGAACGCGATCTGCTTCGGCACCCTGGCCCAGCGAAATACGCGCTCGCGGTCATGCATCCGGCAGTTGATGGCGGCGGCGCCCGCGGGGGCGTTGCGCATTTTCGACATCAATTTGCGCCAGCCATATTACTCGCGCGAAATTATCGAAGAGTCGCTGCAAATGGCGAATGTGCTCAAGTTGAATGACCAGGAACTTCCGGTTTTGGCGGGGATGTTTGATTTGGGAATCGAGCCGCGGCAACAGATGGAGCGCCTGGCCGAGCTTTTCCATTTACAAGTGATCGTGTTGACCCGGGGGCCGCGCGGCAGTTTTCTTTATCAGGACGGCCGGTGGTCGGAGCGGGTATCCGAGCCAGTGAACGTGGTGGACACGGTCGGCGCGGGAGATGCCTTCACGGCGGCGTTGACGATGGGATTGCTGAACAAACTCGACCTCGATCAAGTTCACATTTTTGCGACGCAGGTGGCCGGTTTCGTTTGTTCTCAGGCGGGAGCGACACCGGTTCTGCCGACACAACTGCGAAACAAATTTGCCGCCGGTGGCAACGGAACTTCGGATTCGGTGATCCAAATTCAACACCGAGCCTGA
- a CDS encoding glycoside hydrolase family 32 protein — translation MNLNQDSTRFFNFRARVWLGMWRIVCVVLMFAGVSVHIARAQEPDIVVADFEGTSYGDWKVSGTAFGNGPAHGTLPNQMKVDGFQGNGLANSFNGGDDAEGTLTSPPFVVRRKYIQFLIGGGGWEGKTCLNLLVDGKMVRTATGPNTQPGGSERLQPAQWDTSKLIGKNVTLEIVDHATGGWGHINVDQIVQSDKRIRAEIILRDVTREMEITQPYLNLPVKNGAPMCRVSIMANGQMEREFDIELANGQPDWWAFMDATPFRGEKITIKVDKLPENSTGLRLIDQSAAIKNAKELRHEARRPQFHFTAPHGWLNDPNGLVFYQGEYHLFYQHNPYGWNWGNMHWGHAVSKDLVHWKDLPEALYPDEHGMMYSGSAAVDWNNTGGFQTGKEPALVAMATAAGKPFTQEIAYSNDRGRTWTKYEHNPVLGHIVGENRDPKLVWFEPEKKWVMALYLEGNNYAIFDSRDLKHWNKLQDFTLPGDAECPNFFQVPREGDTHSRRWVFFGASGVYLIGDFDGKKFTPETQPQRLQNGNCWYASQVFSDIPESDGRCILIPWGRLPNGEIFRGLTFNQMMGLPVELAWRSTSSGLSLSVNPARELKSLRQKTQIVPPQPLAPEKNPLAGINVDLAEIEAEISIGDAREITFEIRGVPITYEVATQKLSCMGSQSALVPQEGKISLHIFVDRASLDIFGGDGLLYMPMAKALPQNQSVKLSCQGGTANIISLKVHELKSAWE, via the coding sequence ATGAACTTGAATCAAGACTCGACTCGGTTTTTCAATTTTCGCGCGCGCGTGTGGCTTGGGATGTGGCGAATAGTCTGCGTGGTTCTCATGTTCGCCGGCGTGAGTGTTCACATTGCCCGGGCGCAGGAACCGGACATCGTCGTGGCGGATTTTGAGGGCACAAGCTACGGGGATTGGAAAGTTTCGGGAACGGCTTTTGGAAACGGACCGGCCCACGGCACTTTGCCCAATCAAATGAAGGTGGACGGCTTTCAGGGGAATGGCTTGGCTAATTCCTTCAATGGCGGAGATGACGCGGAAGGCACATTGACTTCGCCGCCCTTTGTCGTCCGGCGCAAGTATATTCAGTTTCTGATCGGCGGTGGTGGATGGGAAGGCAAGACCTGTCTCAATCTGTTAGTGGATGGAAAGATGGTGCGCACCGCCACCGGACCGAACACGCAGCCCGGCGGCAGTGAGCGATTGCAGCCCGCACAGTGGGATACCAGCAAACTTATCGGCAAGAACGTCACGCTGGAAATCGTTGACCACGCGACCGGCGGATGGGGGCATATCAATGTGGATCAAATCGTGCAAAGCGATAAACGCATCCGTGCCGAAATTATTCTGCGCGACGTGACGCGCGAAATGGAAATCACGCAACCGTATCTCAACCTGCCGGTAAAAAATGGCGCGCCGATGTGCCGCGTCAGTATCATGGCGAACGGGCAGATGGAACGTGAGTTCGACATTGAACTTGCGAATGGACAACCCGATTGGTGGGCGTTCATGGATGCCACACCCTTTCGCGGCGAAAAAATTACCATCAAAGTGGACAAGCTGCCGGAGAACTCAACTGGCTTGCGATTGATTGACCAATCCGCGGCGATCAAGAACGCCAAAGAGTTGCGTCATGAAGCGCGCCGGCCTCAATTTCATTTCACCGCGCCGCACGGCTGGTTGAACGATCCCAACGGCCTCGTTTTTTATCAGGGCGAATATCATTTATTTTATCAGCACAACCCTTACGGCTGGAACTGGGGCAACATGCATTGGGGGCATGCGGTGAGCAAAGATTTGGTTCATTGGAAAGATTTGCCGGAAGCCTTGTATCCCGATGAACATGGGATGATGTATTCCGGTTCGGCGGCGGTGGATTGGAACAATACCGGCGGTTTTCAGACTGGAAAAGAGCCGGCGCTCGTCGCCATGGCCACGGCAGCGGGCAAACCTTTCACCCAGGAAATTGCGTACAGCAATGACCGCGGACGCACGTGGACTAAATACGAACACAATCCCGTGCTGGGCCATATCGTCGGTGAGAATCGCGATCCCAAGCTGGTCTGGTTCGAGCCGGAAAAAAAATGGGTGATGGCGCTTTACCTGGAAGGAAATAATTATGCGATTTTTGATTCACGTGATCTGAAACATTGGAACAAGCTCCAGGATTTCACGCTTCCCGGCGATGCCGAGTGCCCGAATTTTTTCCAGGTCCCCAGGGAAGGCGATACGCATTCGAGGCGCTGGGTTTTCTTCGGGGCCAGCGGAGTTTATTTGATCGGGGACTTTGATGGCAAAAAATTTACGCCTGAAACCCAGCCTCAGCGTTTGCAAAACGGCAACTGTTGGTATGCGTCGCAAGTGTTTTCAGACATTCCCGAAAGCGATGGCCGTTGTATTCTGATACCGTGGGGCAGGCTGCCGAATGGAGAAATTTTTCGCGGCCTGACGTTCAATCAGATGATGGGATTGCCGGTGGAACTGGCCTGGCGTTCCACAAGTTCCGGTTTATCGCTCTCCGTCAACCCCGCGCGAGAACTCAAATCCCTTCGCCAAAAAACGCAGATTGTCCCGCCGCAGCCACTCGCGCCGGAAAAAAATCCGCTGGCGGGAATCAATGTGGATCTGGCCGAGATCGAAGCGGAGATTTCCATCGGTGACGCCCGGGAAATCACGTTTGAAATCCGTGGCGTGCCGATCACTTATGAGGTCGCGACGCAGAAGCTTTCCTGCATGGGAAGCCAGTCCGCGCTAGTGCCGCAAGAAGGGAAAATTTCGCTGCACATTTTTGTGGACCGCGCTTCGCTCGATATTTTTGGCGGAGACGGATTGCTCTATATGCCGATGGCGAAGGCGCTGCCGCAAAACCAAAGCGTGAAACTTTCCTGCCAGGGCGGGACTGCGAATATTATTTCGTTGAAAGTCCATGAGTTGAAATCGGCGTGGGAATGA
- a CDS encoding autotransporter-associated beta strand repeat-containing protein translates to MNHNLTNQKLNSFNWLTFIQNKVAPGRRGRASRFSPVKILSTVAACAALFALPTAHAALMGYEGFNYPSGNGNLTGLSGGFGWNGGWQDVVNGNSSVQSGGLVAGANAPSGYDAKSIGNSAFTPNGTRTGRFLDTSAGGIFGLKGYVNTNGNIGASGKTLYISFLQQPSVANNNYYEFEFHRGDLNDPGRIAGVGSDSAGSSSVFLRTPAAAQTPIGAASTAVSFYVVRIDFMGGNDNVSVYQNPTSSTEPATPTLTETGVGDMSFNGISFGAFVGSTTVAHDEVRVGETWSDVVSPAASSTGLWTGGGADNNWNTSGNWDNGVVPVFATSLTFAGNSHLNNTNNLTGVSANSILFDSAAGAFNLAGNSLGLNGNIGFNGTPASSITQTISLPLTPTADITMDTPSNASLAVSGDVTSGSWLTKTGPGTLSLSGTNTFAALSASGGTNIITGNSAFTGGSGHRWYIADGDFINGVTSTLIIQPGANLSVTGSYDDAGVIGRDSGSGTVIQNGGTFDFAIGNNNYLFIGASGSTATHSEYDMNGGVLDMHGNTLGIALGSGAVITCALNQDGGVITNVGNLYFSPFFTQGKGIYNLTGGTMYIGAGGITVFAGGGYQLNLGGGTIAAETSWSSALNMTLTGSNGPVTFNPSGNIITLSGALSGSGGLTVSGSGTLELSGVNTYTGDTVVNAGSTLQLDQSGSSFGKIRLVDGAALNLNFNGNFVTGGISTNGVALPVGSYSSASLPGFITGNGSLQVSSSISSGLWTGNGADTNWSTGGNWDQNAVPIFPIGLTFAGNKHLANNNDLSGITVGSFTFDTNAGAFVISGNDIGLSGAIEFNGNPPAPITQTINLNMAWNNDKTIDTPTNGNLDLEGNITATTNALNKLDAGTLTLGGADTFTSLDDNGGTLIIKGNTTINGGGNSDHIYLGDANTNYNGTLVIQNGAALTVSGSFGDALVIGRDSGSGKIIQNGGTFTFSPANQTFLYVGATSHSGTQAEYDMNGGTLDMGGYSLGVSLGDNGITYSAFLKQTGGSIMDMFKLDLGASRSFGLGVYTLSGGTITIDFGGIVSDDGLYQINLGGGTVAASSSWSSSLNMNLTNLNGSVTFNPSGSVITLSGTLTGNGGLNVAGGGVLDLAGTNSSYTGDTIVSTGSTLQIDVAGNSASTFRLVDGALLTLNNSGTLTVPSCFTNGVALPIGTYSAANLSGFINGSGNLQVVGVAFSTQPVNKQIYLNGNLHQSITLTSATVGGSPSYQWYKDGNPVAGATSSSLTLSNVQINSGGNYYVVASGGFGSVTSSVVAVTVYAINNHIFAYDGFAYAAGSVDGSSQNGGFGWNGPWQQTDGNGVIISSSGLIGGASVPAGYDSRSVGNSIEVPSNAQTRSGRFFDTSTNSDLFTQGFVDANGNIGADNKTIYLSFMQEPDRTSGFYELELHKGNLSDPGRIGGIGNDAGANTVNLRAPNSVNNRSLGAGTAAVNFYVVRIDYKPGNDDVFVYRNPTSSTEPAVPTLVATGVADMSFNGVSVAAYNGPDVKTDEIRLGATWADAIGLAVSNLLPPTKNGNTNTIQFAATPGNSYRVQRATALTGPWIDVSTNIAPADAFVTFQDTTAPAGNVYYRTVTP, encoded by the coding sequence ATGAACCACAACCTGACCAACCAAAAACTCAACTCATTTAACTGGCTTACCTTTATCCAAAATAAAGTTGCGCCAGGCCGTCGTGGCCGTGCGAGCCGATTTTCGCCGGTGAAAATCTTGTCAACGGTGGCCGCGTGTGCCGCGTTGTTTGCGTTGCCTACTGCTCATGCTGCATTGATGGGCTACGAAGGATTCAACTATCCCAGCGGCAACGGTAATTTAACCGGCCTGAGCGGCGGCTTTGGTTGGAATGGTGGGTGGCAGGATGTGGTCAATGGCAATTCCAGCGTGCAGTCGGGAGGATTGGTCGCAGGTGCAAACGCGCCTTCCGGTTACGATGCGAAATCCATCGGGAACTCTGCCTTTACTCCGAACGGCACGCGCACGGGGCGATTTTTGGACACCTCGGCTGGAGGCATCTTTGGACTAAAAGGCTATGTGAATACCAATGGAAATATTGGCGCCAGCGGCAAGACGCTTTACATCAGTTTTCTTCAGCAGCCGAGTGTCGCGAACAATAATTATTACGAGTTTGAATTTCATCGCGGCGATTTGAATGACCCTGGTCGCATCGCGGGCGTGGGTTCCGATTCCGCTGGCAGCAGTAGTGTGTTTTTGCGGACACCTGCTGCGGCGCAGACGCCGATCGGAGCGGCGAGCACGGCAGTTTCGTTCTATGTGGTGCGGATAGATTTCATGGGCGGAAATGACAATGTGTCCGTATATCAAAATCCCACTTCGAGCACGGAACCGGCAACGCCTACGCTGACTGAAACGGGAGTGGGTGACATGTCGTTTAATGGCATTTCGTTTGGCGCGTTTGTGGGCAGCACGACGGTGGCGCATGACGAAGTGAGAGTTGGAGAAACCTGGAGTGACGTGGTAAGTCCCGCTGCTTCGAGCACGGGCCTGTGGACGGGCGGTGGCGCGGATAATAATTGGAATACCAGCGGCAACTGGGACAACGGCGTCGTTCCCGTATTCGCCACCAGTCTCACCTTTGCGGGCAACAGCCATTTGAACAACACCAATAATTTGACGGGCGTGAGCGCCAATAGCATCCTCTTTGATTCGGCTGCGGGAGCATTTAACCTCGCCGGCAATAGTCTTGGGTTAAATGGCAATATTGGTTTCAACGGAACTCCAGCTTCGTCCATCACGCAAACGATTAGTCTGCCGTTGACGCCAACGGCAGATATAACTATGGATACCCCTTCAAATGCCAGCCTGGCTGTGAGCGGCGACGTCACTTCCGGGAGCTGGCTGACCAAGACCGGACCGGGCACGCTTTCGCTGAGCGGAACCAATACCTTTGCGGCGTTGAGCGCGAGCGGCGGAACTAATATCATTACTGGCAATTCCGCCTTTACCGGGGGCAGTGGTCATAGATGGTATATCGCCGATGGTGACTTCATCAATGGCGTCACCAGCACACTGATCATCCAGCCCGGCGCAAATCTGTCCGTCACTGGCAGCTATGATGACGCTGGCGTGATTGGCCGCGATAGTGGAAGCGGAACGGTTATTCAAAACGGCGGCACGTTTGACTTTGCCATTGGAAATAATAATTATCTTTTCATCGGCGCATCCGGCAGCACCGCTACGCATTCGGAGTACGACATGAATGGTGGCGTGCTGGACATGCACGGCAATACTTTGGGTATCGCGCTCGGATCCGGCGCCGTGATTACGTGCGCCCTGAATCAGGACGGCGGTGTGATCACGAATGTAGGCAATCTTTATTTCAGTCCTTTCTTTACGCAGGGTAAGGGTATTTACAATCTCACCGGTGGCACCATGTATATCGGCGCGGGAGGCATTACGGTCTTCGCGGGTGGCGGTTATCAGTTGAATTTGGGCGGTGGAACTATCGCAGCCGAAACGAGTTGGTCTTCTGCCCTGAACATGACGCTGACCGGCTCCAACGGCCCGGTGACATTTAATCCTTCTGGCAATATCATAACCTTGTCCGGCGCGCTTTCCGGTAGTGGCGGCTTAACTGTATCGGGTAGTGGCACTTTGGAACTTTCCGGAGTGAACACTTACACCGGAGATACCGTCGTCAATGCGGGAAGCACTTTGCAACTGGATCAATCCGGCAGCAGCTTTGGGAAAATCCGCCTCGTGGATGGCGCGGCGCTGAACCTGAACTTCAATGGCAATTTTGTTACCGGCGGAATCTCGACTAACGGCGTTGCGCTTCCGGTTGGTTCCTATTCTTCAGCCAGTTTGCCTGGATTCATCACTGGTAATGGCAGCTTGCAGGTTTCGAGCAGCATCAGTTCGGGGCTTTGGACTGGCAATGGCGCGGATACTAACTGGAGCACCGGTGGCAACTGGGACCAGAACGCAGTGCCCATCTTTCCGATAGGTTTGACCTTCGCGGGCAATAAACATCTGGCGAACAACAATGATCTTTCGGGCATCACCGTGGGCAGTTTTACCTTTGATACCAACGCCGGGGCATTCGTGATCAGTGGGAATGACATTGGTCTCAGCGGCGCGATTGAATTCAATGGCAATCCTCCTGCGCCGATCACGCAGACGATCAATCTTAATATGGCGTGGAACAATGACAAAACCATAGATACCCCGACGAATGGAAATCTTGATCTGGAAGGCAATATCACGGCCACCACCAACGCCCTCAACAAACTCGATGCGGGCACCCTGACTCTAGGTGGAGCGGATACTTTCACGAGTTTGGATGACAACGGCGGCACACTCATCATCAAGGGAAACACGACGATCAACGGCGGCGGCAATAGCGATCACATTTATCTCGGCGACGCGAACACGAATTACAACGGCACACTCGTCATCCAGAATGGCGCGGCACTTACCGTTTCCGGCAGTTTTGGCGACGCCTTGGTTATTGGTCGTGACAGTGGCAGTGGCAAAATAATTCAAAACGGCGGAACCTTTACCTTTAGTCCGGCGAACCAAACCTTTTTATACGTGGGTGCGACCAGCCATTCCGGCACGCAAGCCGAGTATGATATGAATGGGGGCACGCTGGACATGGGCGGTTATAGTTTGGGTGTCAGCCTTGGTGATAATGGCATAACTTATAGCGCGTTTCTCAAACAGACCGGTGGCAGTATCATGGACATGTTCAAACTGGACCTCGGAGCATCGCGCTCTTTTGGTTTGGGTGTCTATACCCTCAGCGGTGGCACCATCACCATTGACTTCGGCGGTATTGTCAGTGATGACGGGTTGTATCAAATCAACCTTGGCGGCGGAACGGTCGCGGCTTCTTCAAGCTGGTCGTCATCATTGAACATGAACCTGACGAATCTCAATGGTTCGGTGACCTTCAATCCTAGTGGCAGCGTTATTACATTATCGGGAACATTGACCGGCAATGGCGGATTGAATGTGGCTGGCGGTGGTGTGCTGGATTTGGCAGGCACGAACAGCAGCTATACCGGCGATACCATTGTCAGCACGGGCAGCACCTTACAAATAGATGTGGCGGGCAATAGCGCAAGCACATTCCGTCTGGTTGATGGCGCATTGCTGACCTTGAATAATAGCGGCACACTTACTGTGCCTTCCTGTTTCACCAATGGTGTGGCTCTGCCGATTGGCACTTATAGTGCGGCTAATCTTTCGGGATTCATCAACGGCTCAGGAAACTTGCAAGTCGTGGGAGTGGCATTCTCTACCCAGCCGGTAAACAAGCAGATCTATTTGAACGGTAATTTGCATCAATCCATTACGCTGACCAGTGCGACAGTTGGTGGCTCGCCTTCTTATCAATGGTATAAGGACGGCAATCCGGTCGCGGGAGCCACAAGCAGCAGCCTGACTCTTTCTAATGTGCAAATTAACAGTGGCGGAAATTATTATGTGGTGGCTTCGGGCGGTTTCGGATCGGTTACTAGCAGTGTCGTCGCTGTGACCGTCTATGCGATCAATAATCATATCTTCGCCTATGATGGTTTTGCCTATGCCGCGGGATCGGTGGATGGATCGAGCCAGAACGGCGGATTTGGCTGGAATGGTCCGTGGCAGCAGACGGATGGAAATGGCGTGATCATCTCTTCGAGTGGTTTGATCGGAGGGGCGAGTGTTCCAGCCGGTTATGATTCGCGTTCCGTCGGCAACTCCATTGAGGTTCCATCCAATGCCCAAACGCGTTCGGGAAGGTTTTTCGACACGTCCACTAATTCCGATTTGTTCACGCAAGGATTTGTGGACGCCAATGGCAACATCGGCGCCGACAACAAAACGATCTATCTTAGCTTCATGCAAGAACCTGACCGTACTTCTGGATTCTATGAACTGGAGTTGCATAAAGGCAACTTGAGCGATCCGGGCCGCATCGGTGGCATCGGCAATGATGCCGGGGCGAATACCGTCAATCTACGCGCGCCGAACAGTGTGAATAATCGCTCGCTCGGAGCGGGCACGGCGGCGGTCAATTTCTATGTCGTGCGTATTGATTACAAACCCGGCAATGATGACGTGTTCGTTTATCGCAATCCGACTTCATCCACAGAACCAGCCGTTCCGACGCTGGTAGCGACCGGCGTGGCTGATATGTCGTTCAACGGCGTCTCCGTCGCGGCTTACAACGGCCCGGATGTGAAGACCGACGAAATCCGGTTGGGCGCGACATGGGCTGATGCCATCGGTCTGGCCGTTTCCAATCTGTTGCCGCCGACGAAAAACGGCAATACAAACACGATCCAATTCGCCGCGACGCCGGGTAATTCGTATCGCGTGCAACGTGCAACGGCGCTTACCGGTCCCTGGATAGACGTGTCCACGAACATTGCCCCGGCGGACGCCTTTGTGACCTTCCAGGATACAACCGCTCCGGCAGGAAATGTTTATTATCGGACAGTTACACCCTGA
- a CDS encoding prepilin-type N-terminal cleavage/methylation domain-containing protein encodes MKPVRIYDLKAPSSAVGGRFISAKSNENTKSLKGFEVRSSLHSAFTLIELLVVIAIIAILAALLLPALASAKSKGIRIACLNNLKQITIFTQIYTDDNNDLFPTAVASDSVNDKAYHWWGTAICGGTTNNYRSFHDPAVNGPVTLTGGKVWNWDFNFDLVGYGYNSFFLSCTPNPVQTVTVGSFSFTSSLNFKRSDMLHPSECLVFGDKQPKPTDLTASGSLWWGKASMQVPSSSGQYEGIETTRHNGGKFPGLGNVGFADGHAEAKREADINPPLDPEFGGSSKCLINSHYWDPLQRGGDR; translated from the coding sequence ATGAAGCCCGTCCGTATTTATGATTTGAAAGCGCCGTCGTCCGCGGTTGGTGGTCGTTTTATTTCTGCCAAATCGAACGAAAACACCAAGAGTTTAAAGGGATTTGAGGTTCGCAGTTCGCTTCATTCGGCTTTCACCTTGATCGAATTATTAGTGGTCATCGCGATCATCGCCATTTTGGCGGCGTTGCTTTTGCCCGCGCTGGCCTCTGCGAAAAGCAAGGGCATCAGGATAGCGTGCCTGAATAATTTGAAGCAGATCACCATTTTTACGCAGATTTATACGGACGACAATAATGATCTGTTTCCGACGGCGGTGGCGTCGGACTCGGTAAATGACAAGGCATATCATTGGTGGGGCACGGCGATTTGTGGCGGAACGACGAATAACTACCGATCCTTTCACGATCCGGCGGTCAATGGGCCAGTGACTTTGACCGGAGGAAAAGTTTGGAACTGGGATTTTAATTTCGACCTGGTTGGCTACGGTTACAATTCCTTCTTTTTGAGCTGCACGCCCAACCCCGTGCAGACCGTTACCGTTGGTTCTTTTTCTTTCACCAGTTCGCTGAACTTCAAACGCAGTGACATGCTGCATCCGTCCGAATGTCTCGTATTTGGTGACAAGCAACCTAAGCCCACCGACCTAACCGCCAGCGGCAGTTTGTGGTGGGGCAAAGCCAGCATGCAGGTTCCCAGCTCGTCCGGCCAATATGAAGGGATCGAAACCACCCGCCACAACGGCGGGAAATTTCCCGGCTTGGGCAATGTGGGTTTCGCTGACGGCCATGCGGAAGCCAAACGAGAAGCGGACATCAATCCGCCGCTCGACCCGGAGTTTGGCGGAAGTTCCAAGTGCCTGATCAATTCCCACTATTGGGATCCACTTCAACGCGGCGGCGACCGATAA